A stretch of DNA from Sugiyamaella lignohabitans strain CBS 10342 chromosome B, complete sequence:
ACCACTTCTGGCTCCTTCTCCAGTACACTTTCTAAGACCGCCAATCCCTCTGCAAACATGCCAGTTATTTGAATGAACTTGAAAAACCCATCAACCAGATAGTTGTTAGTAACGTTTGGCACCTGGATCTCAGATACAGCTCCTAGTCTTGGTCCATCTAAAAAGAGCTTCTCGCAGGCCTCAAAAAATCGTTTGGCGTTCTCCTTGGTTGTCAACGGGCTCAAACGTCTACAGCTGGTAACAAAAAATGtatcattatcagcaaacAATAAACCTCGTAACATGGCGCTTAGATAGACCTCTTGCCAgatatcttcatcattcGCCGATCTCTTGTCTCCATATTCATCGATTACGTAACTCTCCACAGAACCAGGGATCTGGACTAATACTCGTACGTCTATTCTAGAAAATGCATTGTACGAGCAGTAAATTCCCGACGTTATTTTCCAAAGTGGGTGTTTACCAAACCATAGCTGATTCTCACCTAATGTGAAGGTCAATGTGTTCAAGTAAGCGGCAATCGAAGCTGAACTACTTGTATCAACACCAGTAACCAAGTGATACGTGCCATTGTCTTTATTAGTTTTTGGAACTGACTTGGTTAAATGGACCAAATCTGGAGGGCCTAATTCCTTGAAGGAGTTCAAAACGCTGTTACGCGCTGAGATAGATTCTCCTACTTCATTTTCTAAGGATCTATCTAAAAGTTAGTAATGCTGTTCCGCATTTAGCAATTGTCACTTCCTCTTCCACATACTCAGGAATCGCTTCCGCTTGTAAAACCATCTCTAATGATCACTGATGACTTCCAACCCGTGTGTCGTGGCTGTGGATATGTATCAGTTGTTTACACGTTAACCTTCAacatgctgctgcaccaCTGTTTGAGCAGCCGTGCTGTCAGTTGCGGAGATCATTAACAGTGGTCCATGTGAACATGAAATGGTTCAGATTTCGTGTTTAACATTATATTTAAAGCCAAGTTCATAAATGGCATATTGCTAGCCATATTCTCACATAAACTATTCATTACGAGTAGTTTTGCGGTGAGtagcaataaatataaagcTCTGTTAGAGCTATATAAAGAATGCTACCGGGTAGCTGCCATTATAAGATCGCGTGCATCATCTATTAATCGTTACTTAAATACAGTGATTAAAGATTTAGAAGGGTCTGAGTATAGAGTCAACCGAATAGGCCTGTTTTTCTATGTGTGCCCCAGAATACAACAAGTATAGGTCATCGATGACCATTCAATACATATCAGAATCTAACCCGACGTATATTACCTCCCCTCAGATTGTGGGTCTTCGTTTGATACCGTAGTATCATCAACTCTTACCCgtttataaatatggaCAGCATCTTTTGTCAGCACTAGCTCTTTCCATAAACCAAAAAGATTTGATATCACAGCCTTCAAACCACCATTTCTATGAGTGGCAATCAAGCCCTCTTTTAtattgttgattttgagaaaTGGGTCTGCTCTAATTTGGTTCACAAAGTCTCTTACAAGCTTCGTGTTGAACCCTTCAAGTCCAGAGATGACATCAAGATGTTGCCATTCATAGCCATCAAGGCTCGGAATGCCAGTCTCATTGAGATCAGCTATACCGATAAAGTAATCAAATGTGGACCAGACCTTGTCGAGTGTAGCTTCATCCTCGGATTTATCGTAGATCACAAAACCAGTtttctcatcttcatttttaATGAAATTAGCCGAGTCCCATAATTGGCCAAATCTAGTCGCTCCTGTCATACAAACTGGAACATCAAGATGAACTGTTATACCCTCAGCAGACCTTCCATTATGTGATGATTGGTAGATTTCATGAAACCTGCTTAGTGCAACACCTCCTGGATAATTTACACTTGAGGCTAGCATTTTCATCACTGAAACATTGAATGCTAAAAAGACTGAGAGTGACATTATTATCGGGATCAGTCTGAACAAATAGTTTCTTGATCGTCTCTTATATAATATCGAGACTCCATTGCTTGCCATAATTGTGATCACGGGCATGATATAGATGACAAAGCGCAATTCTTTGTGAGGTTGCAAGGAGTATACAAGCACATAGAGTAAAGATGTTATTGCCAAGATCCGTAAAGCAGTAATCGGTGAGGCACTTGTGGTTTTCTTAAGAATAGATTTCAGTGGTTTTCCGTTGACTGTTATTGGTTTCTTATTGAAACTAGATGTTTGGTCTGATATAAGCAGCCCAATTGGAGCAACCACCAGTATCAGAGGGTTATTTGTCAAGTTTGGAATATGCTTAGTAAAATATGCCCAATAGGGCTCTTCTCCCCAAAATGAAGAATTACCCTCAATTgcattaaaaataaatccaTCGACCTCCGGGATCTTGGGAAATTGCTGCCAAAAATATGAGTCGACCGCCAAGGAGATCATGGTGCCAAATCCAAGACCAAGTACACCGCTCTGTACAACATTCCAAAATGGTCGCTTACGAGTGCCCAAAAGAGTGAGAGCCAAAATTCCAGTTAAAAGAGCCAACTCTGCTCGAAATACGATACTGGTAAATGAAAGAATGGTTAGACCGGTTTCATATCGTTCCTCTAAAATTGCTTGATAAGCATAGACTACCAATGGTAGGGCAAACATATTAGGTAGGGTCCTAGAAGAATAAAACATATAGTGAAATTGAGACATTGTAAACAGCATGAACCATCGAGACGGCCCAATTCCAAAcaatttcttcactgaATGACGAAGGTTAATGACTGCAAATGTGTTTATAACACCCAAAATGAGCCTTGCAACAGACTgtatttcaattttttttgtgaaCGGAATCAAGTATGCTATCGGTTTAACCACTAGTGAAATAACCAAAGCACCCACAAATGTTCTAGGGACTACACCTGGGAATTGCA
This window harbors:
- the ALG12 gene encoding dolichyl-P-Man:Man(7)GlcNAc(2)-PP-dolichol alpha-1,6-mannosyltransferase (Alpha-1,6-mannosyltransferase localized to the ER; responsible for the addition of the alpha-1,6 mannose to dolichol-linked Man7GlcNAc2, acts in the dolichol pathway for N-glycosylation; GO_component: GO:0005783 - endoplasmic reticulum [Evidence IEA]; GO_component: GO:0005783 - endoplasmic reticulum [Evidence IDA] [PMID 14562095]; GO_component: GO:0005789 - endoplasmic reticulum membrane [Evidence IEA]; GO_component: GO:0016021 - integral component of membrane [Evidence IEA]; GO_component: GO:0016021 - integral component of membrane [Evidence ISM] [PMID 12192589]; GO_component: GO:0016020 - membrane [Evidence IEA]; GO_function: GO:0000009 - alpha-1,6-mannosyltransferase activity [Evidence IMP] [PMID 10336995]; GO_function: GO:0052917 - dol-P-Man:Man(7)GlcNAc(2)-PP-Dol alpha-1,6-mannosyltransferase activity [Evidence IEA]; GO_function: GO:0016740 - transferase activity [Evidence IEA]; GO_function: GO:0016757 - transferase activity, transferring glycosyl groups [Evidence IEA,IEA]; GO_process: GO:0006488 - dolichol-linked oligosaccharide biosynthetic process [Evidence IMP] [PMID 10336995]; GO_process: GO:0097502 - mannosylation [Evidence IEA]; GO_process: GO:0006486 - protein glycosylation [Evidence IEA]; GO_process: GO:0006486 - protein glycosylation [Evidence IMP] [PMID 10336995]; GO_process: GO:0006486 - protein glycosylation [Evidence IMP] [PMID 12460938]); this translates as MAESNRLRIGWLDHFMLHIMCAYLLIAPYTKVEESFNIQAIHDMVFYGSDISQYDHLQFPGVVPRTFVGALVISLVVKPIAYLIPFTKKIEIQSVARLILGVINTFAVINLRHSVKKLFGIGPSRWFMLFTMSQFHYMFYSSRTLPNMFALPLVVYAYQAILEERYETGLTILSFTSIVFRAELALLTGILALTLLGTRKRPFWNVVQSGVLGLGFGTMISLAVDSYFWQQFPKIPEVDGFIFNAIEGNSSFWGEEPYWAYFTKHIPNLTNNPLILVVAPIGLLISDQTSSFNKKPITVNGKPLKSILKKTTSASPITALRILAITSLLYVLVYSLQPHKELRFVIYIMPVITIMASNGVSILYKRRSRNYLFRLIPIIMSLSVFLAFNVSVMKMLASSVNYPGGVALSRFHEIYQSSHNGRSAEGITVHLDVPVCMTGATRFGQLWDSANFIKNEDEKTGFVIYDKSEDEATLDKVWSTFDYFIGIADLNETGIPSLDGYEWQHLDVISGLEGFNTKLVRDFVNQIRADPFLKINNIKEGLIATHRNGGLKAVISNLFGLWKELVLTKDAVHIYKRVRVDDTTVSNEDPQSEGR